From Eriocheir sinensis breed Jianghai 21 chromosome 19, ASM2467909v1, whole genome shotgun sequence:
CGTTGAGGTCAAATCTGACTTCTTTTTGCGTGAATTAAAAGTAACATGATGTAATATGCTGTAATTCCTCCCTTCGTGAGTGCCTCCGTCCCCTCAACAGGAGTGGAACACAGAGATGCTGGAGAGTGCCGGGCTGCCCTTGGACTTCCTGCCGAGTGTGGTGGACTCAGGGCAGGAGGCGGGCAAGCTGAAGGCCCACTGGTACGGCATCCCTGCTGGCACCCCTGTCCTGGCATCCTTAGGTGAGTGCCAGTGTTAAAAGCAATgtcaggaggaagggaaactgtTCTCATCATAAATTTCAATAGGACATAAGGGGAAGAACACTGAGGgcggtattataaaacactttcaattctcacatcagttatttctaaaggtcgaaAAGGGGCTCAATCGGGTTCTTATAAGTGTTCTatcaggttcacggcacagaggaagggccaaactaccaccagggtcataaaattatccCTGAAAATGACCctaacacctatgaaagccttgtcaaatatgtgaacttgggtgccAAACTCTttagtaatacgaccctaagcttgaaaaatataaagtaagGGGGAAGGGCAGTAAGCTTGAAGAATATAATGTAAGGGAAAAGACACTAAACTTGAGGAATATAATGTACAGGGAAGGACACTAAGCTTGGAAAATATAATGTATAGTGAATAAATAACTTAAATATTTTACTCTAACATCAGAGACACAATGAAGATAGAAGGTTAAATAAGATGAGTGAAGGGTTTGGGTTTGAgtgaaaaggaaacaatgaaatggGAAGATgacaaaaatgaagagagaaagataaaaatggataaagatggagagagaatggATGCTAAATTATGTCTGGTGATGTTATGAAAATTAATACAGAAAATTTGACACTATgttattcatcttcctctctgtctctcatccTTTGAAAATTAGATAAACAATGTCAATACTCCCTACAATCTGATTTTACACCTCAAATTAACATGGCCTGGGACTGCATAATAACAGGTGTTGGTGGGATTGACGGCACCATCTAGTAGGGATATTTGTTGCTGCttatgttttttgcccttgagctgcctccctcccttgctgtaaaaaaaagagtaaaaaaagaaaaaagtattagCTTACCTGTGAATGTGAGAATGTTTGTGttacctttcttccatctccgTCCCGGGCTGTAGGTGATCTGCAGTGCTCAGTGCTCCCTCTGCTCTCCGAGAACACACAGGCTATCATCAACATCTCCACCTCGGCCCAGATGTGCTTCAAGATGCctcaggtgcgtgtgtgtgtttgtgtgggtgtgttgtaCTTATGCTCTTAGAATCAACATTGCGAAATTCGGTAAAAATATATCATACAGCCAGTCAGTGCTATTGTACAGAgtcaatcctctttttttttttttttttttttttttactgcatttctcgccttacctttcctacctttttcttccctcttcctttccttttctctcttcattcctaaTTAAAGATTCTCCcacttcccaccctctctcccacttttaacccggtagctgcagggatcatgtttcttaaaggcccctgtaagcgagaaaaattagaaaaaatcatcactcacgcaaaccatttcataatatatatcaacgcatttgcgatcagtttatcaatcatctattttggggggtttatatacctgatggcaaaaatttggttcatcgctggtacacggtaaagccacaaatttggcccgtctctggtacacggtaaagccacaaatttgacccgttgctggtacacggtaaagccacaaatttggcccgttgctggtacacagtaaagccacaaatttggcccgttgctggtacacggtaaagccacaaatttggcccgtctctggtacacggtaaagccacaaatttggcccgtctctggtacacggtaaagccacaaatttggtccgtcgctgctaccgggttaaactcttACTCCCCCCACTACAACCCtccactttgtttattatttctccctctctgttttctctccccctctttgtccattctctccatctttatcctttcttcccacTTTGCCACTCCCATTTCACCCCTCAACTCCTCTCCCAACCCATCACCCATCTCATTGCGGCGCCAAGATGAACACtcaaataatcaatcaatcacccACCTCCCCATTCCCCATCCTAACCCTCTCTCATTGGTTCACTTCCAGGACTTCAAGCCTGCCCACCACCCGCCCAGCACCCCCTCGCCCATTGAGTACTTCCCGTTCTTCCGCTCCTACCTCGCCGTCGCCGCCTCGCTCAACGGTGGGAACGCTTTGGCCGCCTTCGTCAGGATGCTGCAGCAGTGGAGTCTTGACCTCGGCTCCTCGGTCCCTCAGTGTGAGTCTTGGTCTTGGGTTTTCACTCACATGCTTCACCTCAATCTGTTGTGTCCTAACGTTCTCTGTTTTTTATCCTCCTGagcctttgtcttcctttctttgggGATTTTCAGAGACGtattagagagagaaaatttgTAAGAGGGAATATGAATACACAGGAGTAGTATATAGAGTAAAAAGGTGTGTCGATCAATGATGCCAGATAGTCGTACTCAGCCAATTATATTTCCCGatttcctacccccaaactgtcttctgggctccaataacgaaactcatttatagttatcgttaaaagagttagatcccgacgtttcttggcaatagttaggcgtcagaaactggtaaatactatgctctgagtacgacaatctggcaacggtggtgtcgATATCCCTCTGTAGGTAGATAGAGGGATTGGGAATTCTTAGAGAAGTATTAGAATGAGAAAATTTGTAAGAGGTATGAAAACAAAGTAGTAGCATGTATGTAGATTAAAGGGATATGATATGCCTCTGTAGGTCGGTAGAGGGACTGGGAATTCTCAGAGAAGTATTAGAATGATAAAATTTGTaagaggaaatatgaaaacaaagTAGTAGCATGTATGTAGATTAAAGGGATATGATATGCCTCTGTAGGTTGGTAGAGGGACTGGGAATTCTTAGAGAAGTATTAGAATGAGAAAATTTGTAAGAGGTATGAAAACAAAGTAGTATTATGTATATAGAGTAAAAGGATGTGATGATATCCCTCTGTAGGTCGGTAGAGGGACTGGGAATTCTTAGAGAAGTATTAGAATGAGAAAAGTTGTAAGTGGGAAAATGAATGCAAAGTAATATGTATGTAGAGCagagggcagaagaccaccaggaaggccaaggaagacgtggagaagggtggtggaggaagatatgaggctGAACATCATGGAAGAAATGGCTgtgaccggcaacagtggaggaggctcataccccatccaaccccaccatagggaataaatggatgttaaacgatgatgatgatgatgatgatgatgattaaaagTGTGTGACTATATCCTCTGTAAGTAGATAGAGGGACTGAATAGGTCATGCTGTACATTAACACCATTGCTGCCTCTTTGTGAGTGAAAAAAACACATTATTGGAGAAGGCTTCGTTTTACAACTCGCTGACTGTAAAAAAGACTCGTTCACTTCCCCGTTACGTGTATATTATTGGCCGGTCCACAAGCAAGCCAAGCATCATCTCCAGTTTAAGGTGCAAGATGCTGGCTAAGGTTGGGTCTTGTTGGTGGTTGCTGAACTGGCGTATTTAGGGTTTGTTTTCTAAGTTAAGCAGAGGTGTAATGACTGCTTAATATATAGTGTGTCCTTATATAAAAGTGTTGATCATAGAGTCTTGACaatgccttccttcatctgtatttcctcctgcctacgacttgaactctttctagacgcctctccacccaaaaCACCTCTTTAGGACTtgcattctattttattttgctgGAGCGGTGTCtgacaggctttttttttttttttttttttttttttttttctgttggttTTGTTtaatgcctttgagctgcctccattgcagtgaaaaaaaaaaaaaaaaaatctaaccaacccttccttcctccacagcAAAGATATGGCAGCGAATCCTTGAGCTTGGGGCGGACGCAGCGAGTGAGTCAAGTCTGATGGTTGAACCGACCCTGTTTGGTGAGCGCCACAACCCGCTGCAGACCGCCTCGGTGGCCAACGCTGACCTCGGCAACCTGTCCCTGGGCAAGGTGACGCGGGCGCTGTGCAAGGGAGTCATCACCAACATGCACAGGTAAGACGGGCGGCCACTCCCCCCATGAGGCAAGTGGTAAGTGTAAGTTAGCTATTCATCAAGTGGAAATGTGCCCTTCCCAGCAGCTCATAAGGTAGCTATTCATCAAGTAGAAATGTGCCCTTCCCAGCAGCTCCTGTTTGCCCTGTACAACTAGGCACACTACAAATaggcgcacacacaaacacacacacacagaatggaaGTAAATAACaaagagttactactaaaagaagaaattaccaccaggaacacaagaggacatagtaaaaaattgaggaagggaagatacttgagagacataaaaaaatatagcttcccgcaaagaaataaagaggtttggaacagactaagtgaggatgtagtatcggcgaggagtgtgcaaagctttaaggaaaagttggataaatatagatacggagacgggaccacacgagcgtacaccccaggccctgtaaaactataactaggtaaatacaactaggtaggtAAATACACAGGACCTCCCCAACAAGCGTAACTCTCTTCCAGCATGATGCCACGTTCCATGCTTGAGGAAAACGGCATCACAAGTATCATCGGAGGCGGCTCAGCCCTCGCCCGCAACCCTATACTTCTGAAGGAGCTGGAGATTGCATACGAGTTGCCCGTTTCCCTCGACTCTCGGGGCGACGCTGCGTATGGGTCTGCTCTAGCGGCTATCAATGCTGGGTCTGCAGACTAGGCAACGGcacctccctaacctaacctaacctaacctaacctaacggaacctaacctaacctctccttctTACTTTGAAATGAATGTTACTAGATCTACGCTgctgttctttgtgtgtgtgtgtgtgtgtgtgtgtgtgtttgggctgtGTATGAAGTGCCTTTGTTGAATATCCAGtttgacttttttcttttttttgcagaGGCTGTTAAGTGTTTGAtagtgtgatgagagagagagagagagagagagagagagagagagagtaatcattaACTCACAAAAGAAAAAAGCCAG
This genomic window contains:
- the LOC127000581 gene encoding sedoheptulokinase-like isoform X1, whose amino-acid sequence is MSTLTANRYDRRMSSSQCVLGIDIGTTSVKCCLVDVSTKEVVSSQKKDTCSDVPSELGTGGNKQDVPRILSALQMCVSRLPREMLRKVVRVGVCGQMHGCMLWKQGAAWEQKPDTDRFAINEVSNLYTWQDSRCTQDFLSSLPVPESHIAISSGYGCPTLLWFSKHKPEKLTRFNRAGTIHDFFVCMLCDLDHPVMSLQNAASWGFLNTETKEWNTEMLESAGLPLDFLPSVVDSGQEAGKLKAHWYGIPAGTPVLASLGDLQCSVLPLLSENTQAIINISTSAQMCFKMPQDFKPAHHPPSTPSPIEYFPFFRSYLAVAASLNGGNALAAFVRMLQQWSLDLGSSVPQSKIWQRILELGADAASESSLMVEPTLFGERHNPLQTASVANADLGNLSLGKVTRALCKGVITNMHSMMPRSMLEENGITSIIGGGSALARNPILLKELEIAYELPVSLDSRGDAAYGSALAAINAGSAD
- the LOC127000581 gene encoding sedoheptulokinase-like isoform X2, giving the protein MSSSQCVLGIDIGTTSVKCCLVDVSTKEVVSSQKKDTCSDVPSELGTGGNKQDVPRILSALQMCVSRLPREMLRKVVRVGVCGQMHGCMLWKQGAAWEQKPDTDRFAINEVSNLYTWQDSRCTQDFLSSLPVPESHIAISSGYGCPTLLWFSKHKPEKLTRFNRAGTIHDFFVCMLCDLDHPVMSLQNAASWGFLNTETKEWNTEMLESAGLPLDFLPSVVDSGQEAGKLKAHWYGIPAGTPVLASLGDLQCSVLPLLSENTQAIINISTSAQMCFKMPQDFKPAHHPPSTPSPIEYFPFFRSYLAVAASLNGGNALAAFVRMLQQWSLDLGSSVPQSKIWQRILELGADAASESSLMVEPTLFGERHNPLQTASVANADLGNLSLGKVTRALCKGVITNMHSMMPRSMLEENGITSIIGGGSALARNPILLKELEIAYELPVSLDSRGDAAYGSALAAINAGSAD